The Streptomyces sp. NBC_00335 DNA window CGCGCTTCGGCGTGCTGTGGACACCGATGCACCACTTCTACGACGGCGCGGGCGGCCTGACGCAGGTCCGGCTGTCCGTCAGTGTCCTCACCCCCGAGGAGATCTCCCTGGGCCTCGACCGACTGGCCAAACTGGTCGACGACCTCCTCTGACACGCCGCTCCGGCGGGCGCCCCGCCGGGCCGTCACCATCAACCCCGTTCCTTCGGGCCGGGTTTGAGGCGGCGGAGGGTGTAGCCCTCGCGGGCGGGGTCCAGGGGCCTGGTGGCCTCCTTGAAGAGGTGCTCGGCCCGCTCGTACGACAGCCGGCGCCGGCCCGTGTCCGGGCAGAGGTCGGCCGGGGCGGGGGTGCGGGCCGGGCCGGGGCGCCGGTCGGAGAGGAACACCGGGCCCCGGGTGCGGCCGGCCAGCAGCGGGGGCAGGAGGCGGGCCGTCCCGGAGCGCCAGCTCACCCACGTGCCGCCCGCGCGGGCCCGGCGGTCCTCCAGGTCCAGGTCCTCCACGTTCAGGGACAGTACGGTCGTGACCCCCGCGGCCGATTCGTGCAGGAGCAGCCACAGGGCCCGTTCCCGCAGCGGTACTTCGGGATCGCTCCACAGCGCGTCGAGCCGCGCGGGGTCCAGCGCGGACGCCCGGGGCCGGGGCTCGGGGCGCCGCTCCAGCCCTGCCGCGAGTCCGTCCAGGCCGGCCCAGGCGCCGAAGGACCGTACGGCCGAGCGGTGCCGGTTCCAGGTGCGGGCGGCCGCGGCGCCCCAGGCGGCCGAGCACACCCGCGCCACCTCCTCGGACGTCAGCCGGGACAGCGGCGCGGCGTCGCCGAGGTCCAGGCGCAGCCGCCGCAGGGTCTGCCCGTACGAGCGGACCGTCGCCGCGTCCAGATCCGCCCGGCCCAGGAAGCCCTCCGCGGCCCGGCCCAGGGTCGGACCCGGCGCGGGACCGGCCGGGCCGCCGGTGGCGGGGACCTGCTCCGCGCGCCGGCGCAGGAAGGCGCGCTCGGCGGCGTTCTTGGCGAGGGCCGCCGCCCGGAGGAACTCCAGCCGGGCCTCCGGGCCCCGGTCCAGGCGCAGCAGCAGGTCTCCCCGGACGCTGGGCAGGAGGTGGTAGTCGCGGAGCACGGGATCGGCGACCAGGGAGTCCACCAGGTCGAGGCCGGCCTGCGGACCGTGGGCCATGCCGAGCGCCACCGCCTGGTTGAGCCGGACCACCGCCGTCGGCAGCAGCCGCGCCAAGGCCCCGTACAGGGTCGCGATCTGGGTCCAGTCGGTCTCCTCGGCGGTGCGTGCCTGCGCGTGGCACACGGCGATCGCCGCCTGCAGCATGTACGGGCCGGGGGCCCCGCCGGCTTCCCGTGCGCGCAGCATCGCGGTGAAGCCGCGGCGGACGAGCAGCGGGTCCCAGCGCCCCCGGTTCTGCTCGTGGAGCTGGACCGGCTCGCCCGAGGGACCGGTGCGCGCCGCCGAACGGGAGGCCTGGATCTCCATCAGCGCGACCAGGGCGTGCACCTCGGCCTCCCGGGGGGCCAGCTCGGCGAGCAGCCGGCCCAGCCGGAGGGCTTCGAGGCAGAGTCCGGGCCTCATCAGGTCGTCGCCCGAGGTGGCCGAGTAGCCCTCGTTGAAGATCAGGTAGATGACCTCCAGCACCGAGGACAGCCGCTCGGGCAGCTCGGACCCCTCCGGCAGGTCGAAGGGCACGTGGTGCTCGGCCAGCGTGCGCTTGGCCGCGGCGATCCGCCGGGTGACGGCGCTCGCCGTGACGAGGAAGGCCCGTGCGATCTCCTCGGCCGTCAGGCCGCCCAGCAGCCGCAGCGTGAGCGCCGCACGGGCCTCGGCGGGCAGCACGGGGTGGCAGGAGAGGAACATCAGCCGCAGGACGTCGTCCTGTTCGGGCTCCTGTTCCTCCTGGTGCTCCCGGTTCTCCTCCAGCTCGTGCGCGAGCTGCTCCTGCTTGTCCGTCAGCATCCGGGAGCGCCGGATGTGGTCGACCGCCCGGCGCTTGGCCGTGGTCGTCAGCCAGGCGCCGGGGTTGTCGGGGACCCCGGCGCCCGGCCACTGTTCGAGCGCGGCGACGAGCGCGTCCTGGGCCAGTTCCTCGGCCAGGCCGACATCGTGCACCAGGCGGGTGAGCGTGGCGATGATCTTGGCCGATTCGAGCTTCCAGACCGCGTCGATCGTCCGCGAGGCGTCGGGCACGGGTCAGGGGCCGAAGACCTGCTGGACCACGCTCTCCCCGTCACCGACGATCCTGCGGAAGCGGCGGGCCAGCTCGATCGCCTCTTCCCTGGACCGGACCTCGATCAGCGCGAAACCGGCCACGGCCTCCTTGGCCTCGGCGAACGGCCCGTCCGTCACGGTGATCTCCTCGCCGGTGGAGGCCACCAGGATGCCGCCCGGTTCCAGGCCGCCCGTGGCCAGCAGTACGCCGGCGGCCGTCAGCTCCTCGATGAACTTGCCCATCTCGGCGTACAGCCGCTCGTCGGGGGCGGTCTCGGAAGGCTTCGTCGTCATCAGGTAGCGCATGGGGACTCCCTCGTCTCGTGGTGCCGAGCTGCTGCCGGTACCTGCTTACACGTCGAACCGGCGATGTGACAGGGAACGCGCGCATTCCCTGTCACATCGCCGGTTCGACGTATCGGCGAGAACCGAACGAAGCCGCGTACGACGAACCCGAGAGGCACCTGCCATGAGCACCCGGACCCCCACCGCGACCGCCACCGTCTCCTCCTCCGCCCCCGTCTCCGCCACCACCCGCTCCCTGCTCACCTGCGTGGTCGTGGCCTCCCCGCTGTGGGCGGTCGTCTCCCTGACCCAGGCCGCGACCCGCCAGGGCTTCGACATCACCCGCCACCCGCTGAGCGCGCTGAGCAACGGCAGCCTCGGCTGGCTCCAGATCACCAACTTCCTGCTCGCCGGCGTCCTGCTCGCCATCGGGGCGACCGGCCTGCGCCGGGCCCTGCGCGGTGCCCCCGGAGCCACGTGGGCGCCACGGCTGGTCCGGATCGCCGGCATCGGCATGATCGCCGCGGGAGCCTTCGTCATGGACCCGGTCGACGGCTTCCCCCTGGGCGCCCCTTCCGTGGAGACCGCCACCCTCACCTGGCACAGCTACGCGCACTTCGCCGCCGGGTCGGTCACCTTCACCTCGCTGATCGCCGCCTGCTACGTCCTGGGCCGGCACTTCGGCCGCACCGGGAACCGCCGGTACGCGATCGCCTCCCGGGTCGCCGGTACCGCCCTCCTGATCGGCAACGGCTGGGCCATGGCCGGCGGCCCGGCGGGCACCCTGACGCTGGCCGTCGGAGCCGTCACGGCCTTGCTCTGGGTCTCCGTGGTCGCGCACCGCAGTCGCCGCGGCATCTGATCTGCGGGGTCTACGGGGTCCATCCATGGGGTCTCCCGGGCTTTTAACCCGTGACGCGGAGGGTGTCAAGTCCCGAGTTTCCGGAACATGACCCGGATGTGCCGGCCGGGGCTTACTTGAGGCACGAGGAAGAGACGGAAAGCCTCACCCGAGGAACTCCTCCTCTCCCCTCGAATACCCCACCGTCCCGAATACCCGGGGCACATAAGCAATAGGAGAAGGTCATGAACCGTAAGACTCGCACCAACAACGTCGTCCGCACCAACCGTCGTGGATTCCGCATGGCGACCCTGGTCGCATCGGCCGCCATGATCTCGGGAGCGGTCATCCTTCCGGCCTCCATGGCGACGGCGGCCCCGGTGACGGCCCATGTGGCCACCGCCCTCCCGGCCGCCGGTGGCGCCGGAGGGGACGGCGGGGAAGGCGGCGGCGGCCTCATCGGCGGCGGTGGCGGCTCCGGCGGCTCCGGCGGGGGCAGCGTCCTCGGCACCGGCGGCCAGGGCGGCAACGGCGGCAAGGGCGGCGACGGCGTCCTGGTCGGTGGCGGCGGCGGTGGCGGCGGTGGCGGCGGTGAAGGCGTCGTCGGCGGCAAGGGCGGCAACGGCGGCGGGGGCGGCAGCGGCCTCTTCGGCGGCAGCGGTGGCAACGCCGGCGGCGGCGGCGACGGCCTCCTGATCGGCGGCCAGGGCGGCAACGGCGGCAAGGGCGGCAACGGCGTCTTCGAGGGCGGCAAGGGCGGCAAGGGCGGCAAGGGCGGCTTCGGCGGTCTGTTCGGCGGCCTCGGCGGCAACGGTGGTGCCGGAGGCATCAGCATCTTCTGATCGCTGACCCCGCACCCTGCTCCACGGGGTGGAGGCCTTCAGGGCCTCCACCCCCCAGATCCACCCTCACCACCCCTTCTTTGATCAGCGACATCCGTGCACACGGAAACGGAGAACCCCCATGTTCACGAGCTCCTGGCAGCGTCCGCTCATCCTGGCGGCGGCCTCCCTGGCTTTCGTCACCGGCACGGCGTGCGCCGCGCAAGCGTCGCAGTCCCACACCCCCACGAGCACCGTTTCCTCGCCCATGACCGGATCGCCCGCCCACTGCGGGTCCGGCGGAGCAGGCGGCGAAGGCGGCGAGGGTGGCGAGGGCGGCAAGGGCGGTCAGCCCGGCAAGCCCGGTGAGCCCGGCAAGCCCGGTGGAGTCGGCTGCTTCCGGTTCGACGACCTGCCGGACAAGTCCAAGTCGGAGCTGACGATGGTGGACAAGGTGCGCATCGTGGTGACCCTGCTGGCCGACGACTCCGATGAAATGAAGGAGAAGATCGCCAAGAAGTACAAGATCTCGACCGAGCAGATCGACACCTGGAAGAAGAGCTACGAGGACGGCGACTGGTTCGCCCTGATGGGTACCAGCAACCCCTTCTCCCCCCTCTCCACCTGATATACGGGCCCGACCGGCCGGTGGCCGGCCGGGCCTTTCTCCATCCGAATTCCAGACATCGTTTCCGGTATCGATTTCAACCATCAATGATCAATCGGCAAGGAGAATCCCATGCGTACGCGTTCCTGGAAGTTCCGTATAGGTCTTGTCATCTCGTCGACGTTGATCGGTGCCGGCGCGATGGCGCCCGCGGCCATGGCGGCGCCGACGGCCACGGTCACGACGGTCGCGGCGTCCAGCGGCTGGCAGGACGGTGGTGACAGCAGACCGGGCACGAGCCGCCTCACCGGCAAGGTCAAAGTGGGCAACGGCAGCGTCCGCGTCGGGGACAGGGTCTGCGCCGGCAACTGCAACGGAACGGTCAACGGAACCAACGGGGGCAACGGCGGAATCTGCGCCGGACTCTGCAACGGCAGCGCCAACGGCGGGAACGGCACCCAGGGCCGGCCGTCCGGCGACGGCACGAAGGGCGGCAACGGCGGAAT harbors:
- a CDS encoding sigma-70 family RNA polymerase sigma factor, with translation MPDASRTIDAVWKLESAKIIATLTRLVHDVGLAEELAQDALVAALEQWPGAGVPDNPGAWLTTTAKRRAVDHIRRSRMLTDKQEQLAHELEENREHQEEQEPEQDDVLRLMFLSCHPVLPAEARAALTLRLLGGLTAEEIARAFLVTASAVTRRIAAAKRTLAEHHVPFDLPEGSELPERLSSVLEVIYLIFNEGYSATSGDDLMRPGLCLEALRLGRLLAELAPREAEVHALVALMEIQASRSAARTGPSGEPVQLHEQNRGRWDPLLVRRGFTAMLRAREAGGAPGPYMLQAAIAVCHAQARTAEETDWTQIATLYGALARLLPTAVVRLNQAVALGMAHGPQAGLDLVDSLVADPVLRDYHLLPSVRGDLLLRLDRGPEARLEFLRAAALAKNAAERAFLRRRAEQVPATGGPAGPAPGPTLGRAAEGFLGRADLDAATVRSYGQTLRRLRLDLGDAAPLSRLTSEEVARVCSAAWGAAAARTWNRHRSAVRSFGAWAGLDGLAAGLERRPEPRPRASALDPARLDALWSDPEVPLRERALWLLLHESAAGVTTVLSLNVEDLDLEDRRARAGGTWVSWRSGTARLLPPLLAGRTRGPVFLSDRRPGPARTPAPADLCPDTGRRRLSYERAEHLFKEATRPLDPAREGYTLRRLKPGPKERG
- a CDS encoding YciI family protein; translation: MRYLMTTKPSETAPDERLYAEMGKFIEELTAAGVLLATGGLEPGGILVASTGEEITVTDGPFAEAKEAVAGFALIEVRSREEAIELARRFRRIVGDGESVVQQVFGP
- a CDS encoding DUF998 domain-containing protein translates to MSTRTPTATATVSSSAPVSATTRSLLTCVVVASPLWAVVSLTQAATRQGFDITRHPLSALSNGSLGWLQITNFLLAGVLLAIGATGLRRALRGAPGATWAPRLVRIAGIGMIAAGAFVMDPVDGFPLGAPSVETATLTWHSYAHFAAGSVTFTSLIAACYVLGRHFGRTGNRRYAIASRVAGTALLIGNGWAMAGGPAGTLTLAVGAVTALLWVSVVAHRSRRGI